From Fimbriimonadaceae bacterium, the proteins below share one genomic window:
- the eno gene encoding phosphopyruvate hydratase has protein sequence MPLIVDVAAREILDSRGNPTLEVDVVLENGSLGRAAVPSGASTGRFEAVELRDGDKGRYLGKGVLQAVEHVNDEIAPQLYDRDATDQTAIDQALLELDGTPNKSRLGANAILGVSLAVARAAAAAVRLPLYRYIGGVSANMLPVPMMNILNGGQHADSNVDFQEFMILPTGAESFAEALRAGSEIFHTLKGVLKKRGLATGVGDEGGFAPNLESQELAFDYIIEAIQQAGYSPGKDVWLGIDSAATEFFKDGKYVYKAGAVRERTGTQQVQYLAELCEKYPILSIEDGVAEDDWDTWKALTDAIGDRVQIVGDDLFVTNVERISRGIESGTANSVLIKVNQIGTLTETLAAVDMANRAGYTSVISHRSGETEDTTIADLAVATNCGQIKTGAPNRTDRVAKYNQLLRIEELLGASARYAGPSAFGRLSDRV, from the coding sequence ATGCCGCTGATCGTTGACGTTGCCGCTCGGGAGATTCTGGACAGTCGCGGAAACCCCACTCTGGAAGTCGATGTGGTCCTTGAGAATGGATCGCTCGGCCGCGCCGCCGTCCCCAGCGGTGCCAGCACGGGGCGGTTCGAAGCGGTCGAACTGCGCGACGGCGACAAGGGCCGGTACCTCGGCAAGGGCGTTCTCCAAGCGGTCGAACACGTCAACGACGAGATCGCTCCCCAGCTCTACGATCGCGACGCGACCGACCAGACCGCGATCGACCAGGCGCTGTTGGAACTGGACGGCACGCCGAACAAGTCGCGCCTCGGCGCCAACGCGATCCTCGGCGTGTCCCTGGCCGTGGCCCGGGCGGCCGCCGCTGCGGTCCGGCTCCCGCTTTACCGCTACATCGGCGGCGTCTCCGCCAACATGCTGCCGGTCCCGATGATGAACATCCTCAACGGCGGCCAGCACGCGGACTCCAACGTCGATTTCCAGGAGTTCATGATCTTGCCGACGGGCGCCGAGTCGTTCGCGGAGGCCCTCAGGGCCGGCTCGGAGATCTTCCACACCCTCAAAGGCGTGCTCAAGAAGCGCGGGCTCGCCACCGGGGTCGGCGACGAAGGGGGCTTCGCGCCGAATCTCGAATCCCAAGAGCTCGCGTTCGACTACATCATCGAGGCGATCCAGCAGGCGGGCTACTCGCCGGGCAAGGATGTCTGGCTTGGCATCGACTCGGCCGCCACCGAGTTCTTCAAGGACGGCAAGTACGTGTACAAGGCGGGCGCCGTGCGAGAGCGGACGGGCACCCAACAAGTGCAGTATCTCGCCGAGCTCTGCGAGAAGTACCCGATCCTCTCCATCGAAGACGGTGTGGCGGAGGACGACTGGGACACCTGGAAGGCCCTCACCGACGCGATCGGCGATCGCGTGCAGATCGTCGGCGACGACCTCTTCGTGACCAACGTCGAACGCATCAGCCGCGGCATCGAATCGGGGACCGCGAACTCGGTGCTCATCAAGGTCAACCAGATCGGCACGCTCACGGAGACGCTCGCCGCGGTCGACATGGCCAACCGTGCGGGCTACACGTCGGTGATCAGCCACCGCTCCGGCGAGACCGAGGACACGACCATCGCCGACCTCGCCGTGGCCACCAACTGCGGCCAGATCAAGACGGGCGCGCCGAACCGCACGGATAGGGTGGCCAAGTACAACCAACTCCTTCGCATCGAGGAGCTTCTGGGCGCGAGCGCACGCTATGCCGGGCCGTCCGCCTTCGGCCGCCTCTCGGATCGGGTCTGA
- a CDS encoding DinB family protein produces MHAYLVPGLRFGPTIVRRLFERIAPARWDEATAGDRFTPREVIAHLADWEPIMLQRLVSAVEKPGSTVLAYDEAERAIEQGYAQSDPAQELDRFEAGRAVTVRYVEGLDPAVFGNTFIHPERGPMTVDDQANMLLGHDLYHLEQLSGFLGDKLADVW; encoded by the coding sequence ATGCACGCCTACTTGGTTCCGGGGCTGCGATTCGGCCCCACCATTGTCCGCCGTCTGTTCGAGCGCATCGCGCCCGCGCGTTGGGACGAGGCCACCGCCGGGGATCGCTTCACGCCCCGCGAAGTGATCGCCCATCTGGCGGATTGGGAGCCGATCATGCTGCAGCGCCTCGTGTCCGCAGTGGAGAAGCCGGGCTCCACGGTGCTCGCGTACGACGAGGCCGAACGCGCGATCGAGCAGGGCTATGCCCAGTCCGACCCGGCACAGGAGCTGGATCGTTTCGAGGCTGGTCGCGCCGTAACCGTGCGGTACGTGGAAGGGCTCGATCCAGCGGTCTTTGGCAACACGTTCATACACCCTGAGCGGGGCCCGATGACCGTTGACGACCAGGCGAACATGTTGCTGGGGCACGACCTGTACCACCTCGAGCAGCTCTCGGGCTTCCTGGGCGACAAACTCGCCGACGTTTGGTAA
- a CDS encoding WxcM-like domain-containing protein — protein sequence MDGVVIKRLKRFSDARGWLVELFRDDELPESFEPTMGYLSVTHPGIARGPHEHRDQTDGFVFLSGTFELHLWENRPGREPLHEVHAVGEASPVFVTVPPGVVHAYRNVGETDAYVLNFPDRLYAGWGKKEPVDEIRHEDDPEARFGF from the coding sequence ATGGACGGCGTGGTGATCAAGAGGCTGAAGCGGTTCTCGGACGCGCGCGGGTGGCTGGTGGAGCTGTTCCGCGACGACGAGCTGCCCGAGAGCTTCGAACCGACGATGGGTTATCTCAGCGTCACGCACCCGGGCATCGCGCGGGGGCCCCACGAGCACCGGGACCAGACCGACGGCTTCGTGTTTCTGTCCGGAACGTTCGAGCTGCACCTTTGGGAGAACCGGCCCGGGCGGGAGCCGCTTCACGAGGTCCACGCCGTGGGCGAGGCGTCGCCCGTGTTCGTCACGGTCCCTCCGGGGGTCGTGCACGCCTACCGCAACGTGGGCGAGACCGATGCCTACGTGCTGAACTTCCCCGATCGCCTCTATGCAGGCTGGGGCAAGAAGGAGCCGGTCGACGAAATCCGGCACGAGGACGACCCCGAAGCGCGTTTCGGGTTCTAG
- the rfbB gene encoding dTDP-glucose 4,6-dehydratase, which yields MNLLITGGAGFIGSHYVRLALVRYPDARIVVLDALTYAGNLSTLRDVWDHPNFAFVPGKIQDATVVEGLIEAEQITHIVNFAAESHNDRSILDPGSFIATNTFGVYVLLEATRKFGLERLLHVSTDEVYGSVAQGEFTEESPLQPNTPYSASKAGGDLQARAHHVAFKTPVVVTRGGNNYGPFQYPEKLIPFFATRLIDGKKVPLYGEGDQVREWIHVEDHCRGIDLVLREGELGQVYNIGDTNERKNREVVDVLLEETGRDATLVKRIPDPRQGAHDQRYSMSTAKVEKLGWKPEKKFGEELRNTVRWYRDNEWWWRPITQKPVFQDFVRAFYGPGLGEDL from the coding sequence ATGAACCTCCTCATCACCGGCGGCGCGGGCTTCATCGGCTCCCACTACGTGCGGCTCGCGCTCGTGCGCTACCCCGACGCCCGCATCGTCGTGCTCGACGCCCTCACCTACGCGGGCAACCTCTCCACGCTGCGCGATGTGTGGGACCACCCGAACTTCGCCTTCGTCCCGGGCAAGATCCAGGACGCGACCGTCGTCGAAGGGCTCATCGAGGCGGAGCAGATCACGCACATCGTGAACTTCGCGGCCGAGAGCCACAACGATCGCTCGATCCTCGATCCCGGCTCGTTCATCGCCACCAACACCTTCGGCGTCTACGTGCTGCTCGAGGCGACGCGCAAGTTCGGGCTGGAGCGCCTGCTACACGTGAGCACGGACGAGGTGTACGGCTCGGTGGCGCAGGGCGAGTTTACCGAGGAGAGCCCTCTGCAGCCCAACACGCCCTACAGCGCCAGCAAGGCGGGGGGCGACCTCCAGGCGCGGGCCCACCACGTCGCGTTCAAGACCCCGGTGGTGGTCACGCGCGGAGGCAACAACTACGGGCCCTTCCAGTATCCGGAGAAGCTGATCCCCTTCTTCGCCACCCGCCTGATCGACGGCAAGAAGGTCCCGCTCTACGGCGAGGGCGACCAGGTCCGCGAGTGGATCCACGTCGAAGACCACTGCCGCGGCATCGACCTGGTGCTTCGCGAGGGCGAGCTCGGCCAGGTGTACAACATCGGCGACACCAACGAGCGCAAGAACCGCGAGGTCGTCGACGTGCTGCTCGAGGAGACCGGCCGCGACGCGACGCTGGTGAAACGCATTCCCGATCCGCGCCAAGGGGCGCACGACCAGCGGTACTCGATGTCCACAGCCAAGGTTGAGAAGCTGGGCTGGAAACCCGAAAAGAAGTTTGGGGAGGAGTTGAGGAACACCGTGCGCTGGTACCGCGACAACGAGTGGTGGTGGCGGCCGATCACGCAGAAGCCGGTGTTCCAAGATTTCGTGCGGGCCTTCTACGGTCCGGGCCTTGGGGAGGATCTTTGA
- a CDS encoding glucose-1-phosphate thymidylyltransferase, with the protein MKALILAGGKGTRLRPITFSMAKQLVPVANKPVIEYGIEAIREAGITDFGIIVGDTHEAVEEALGDGSRLGVSITYIPQPEPLGLAHAVMTARAYLGDDDFIMYLGDNLLKSSIAGLVEEFQIYEPAATILLTAVPNPQDFGVAELDKGKVKRLEEKPAKPKSDLALVGVYLFTKQIHDSIAKLKPSKRGEYEITDAIQGLIDMGLDVRSHVVDGWWKDTGTVEAMLEANRLILEDVERQVDGEVDESSRIEGRVVLAKGAKVVNSTIRGPAIIGEGCVIENAFIGPFTAIDSGTVLRNSEIEYSIVLADCSIEDVRARIECSLIGRSVHVSRTEGKPWNISLVLGDSSSLRLT; encoded by the coding sequence TTGAAAGCGCTCATTCTGGCAGGCGGCAAAGGCACGCGCCTTCGGCCGATCACGTTCTCGATGGCCAAACAGCTCGTGCCCGTGGCGAACAAGCCCGTCATCGAGTACGGCATCGAGGCGATCCGCGAGGCGGGCATCACCGACTTCGGCATCATCGTCGGCGACACGCACGAGGCCGTCGAGGAGGCCCTCGGCGACGGCTCGCGCCTGGGCGTCTCCATCACCTACATCCCGCAGCCCGAGCCCCTCGGACTCGCACACGCGGTGATGACGGCACGCGCGTATCTGGGCGACGACGACTTCATCATGTATCTCGGCGACAACCTCCTGAAGTCGAGCATCGCCGGCCTGGTCGAAGAGTTCCAAATCTACGAACCCGCCGCGACGATCCTGCTCACCGCCGTCCCGAACCCGCAGGATTTCGGGGTCGCGGAGTTGGACAAAGGCAAAGTCAAGCGCCTGGAAGAGAAGCCGGCAAAGCCCAAGTCGGACCTCGCTCTGGTGGGCGTGTATCTCTTCACGAAGCAGATCCACGACTCGATCGCCAAGCTCAAGCCGAGCAAGCGCGGCGAGTACGAGATCACCGACGCCATCCAAGGGCTCATCGACATGGGGCTCGACGTGCGCTCGCACGTGGTGGACGGCTGGTGGAAAGACACGGGCACCGTCGAAGCGATGCTCGAGGCCAACCGCCTGATCCTGGAGGACGTCGAACGGCAAGTGGATGGAGAGGTGGACGAGTCGTCGCGCATCGAGGGGCGCGTGGTCTTGGCCAAAGGGGCGAAGGTGGTGAACAGCACGATCCGTGGCCCCGCCATCATCGGCGAAGGCTGCGTCATCGAGAACGCGTTTATCGGTCCGTTCACCGCAATCGACTCGGGAACGGTCCTGCGCAATAGCGAAATCGAGTACTCGATCGTGCTCGCAGACTGCTCGATCGAGGATGTGCGCGCGCGCATCGAGTGCTCGTTGATCGGCCGAAGCGTGCACGTGTCGAGAACGGAAGGCAAACCATGGAATATCTCCTTGGTGCTCGGCGACTCCAGCTCGCTGCGGCTCACTTGA
- a CDS encoding UDP-glucose/GDP-mannose dehydrogenase family protein, whose translation MKVAVVGTGYVGLVTGVVLADLGNEVICVDNDREKVAKLRQGIPPIYEPGIEELLKRTLADGFLSISEDIADATRKSDIVFIAVGTPPAEDGTPDMTAVKAVANAIAQAIDKYTVVVNKSTVPVGSGGLVAGILASHGVDPSLFDVVSNPEFLREGSAIYDTRNPDRVVIGAKNPEAAQKLVELYEPLQAPTYITDLESAELIKYASNSFLAMKISFINAISRLCEAAGANVADVAKGMGADKRIGDQFLGAGLGWGGSCFPKDVQGLIKVAAQLGYDFKLLQAVWDINEDQTLHFVKRIEDRLGGFEGKRVGLLGLAFKPNTDDIRDAKSLVIIDKVLSGGGSVVAFDPVADVHVKGLFPQVEYVDNVFDVAAGVDVLVLVTEWNEFRQIDLKRLACSMRQKILFDGRRVYSPAQAEKAGLEYYTIGS comes from the coding sequence ATGAAGGTAGCGGTTGTCGGAACGGGATATGTGGGATTGGTCACCGGCGTGGTGCTGGCGGACCTCGGCAACGAGGTCATCTGTGTGGACAACGACCGGGAGAAGGTGGCCAAGCTGCGCCAAGGCATCCCCCCGATTTATGAACCGGGGATCGAGGAGTTGCTCAAGCGCACCCTTGCCGACGGGTTCCTGAGCATCAGCGAGGACATTGCAGACGCCACCCGCAAGAGCGACATCGTGTTCATCGCCGTCGGCACGCCGCCCGCCGAGGACGGCACGCCCGACATGACCGCCGTCAAGGCCGTCGCCAACGCGATCGCCCAGGCGATCGACAAGTACACGGTGGTCGTCAACAAGTCCACGGTGCCGGTGGGCAGCGGAGGGCTCGTGGCGGGCATCCTCGCTTCGCACGGCGTGGACCCTTCCCTGTTCGACGTGGTCAGCAATCCCGAATTCCTGCGCGAGGGCTCGGCGATCTACGACACGCGCAACCCCGACCGGGTGGTCATCGGTGCGAAGAACCCCGAGGCCGCGCAGAAGCTCGTCGAGTTGTACGAGCCGCTCCAGGCGCCGACCTACATCACCGATCTCGAGTCGGCCGAGCTCATCAAGTACGCGAGCAACAGCTTCCTCGCCATGAAGATCTCGTTCATCAACGCGATCAGTCGGCTGTGCGAGGCCGCGGGGGCGAACGTGGCGGATGTCGCCAAGGGCATGGGCGCCGACAAACGCATCGGCGATCAGTTCCTCGGCGCGGGCCTCGGGTGGGGCGGTTCGTGCTTCCCGAAGGACGTGCAGGGCCTCATCAAGGTCGCCGCGCAGCTTGGTTACGACTTCAAGCTGCTGCAGGCCGTATGGGACATCAACGAGGACCAGACCCTCCACTTTGTGAAGCGCATCGAAGACCGTCTCGGCGGCTTCGAGGGCAAGCGTGTGGGGCTTCTCGGTCTCGCGTTCAAACCCAACACCGACGACATCCGCGATGCCAAATCGCTGGTGATCATCGACAAGGTGCTCTCGGGCGGAGGCTCCGTGGTCGCGTTCGATCCCGTGGCGGACGTGCACGTGAAAGGGCTCTTCCCGCAGGTGGAGTACGTGGACAACGTCTTCGACGTGGCGGCGGGGGTGGACGTGCTGGTGCTCGTCACCGAGTGGAACGAGTTCCGCCAGATCGACCTGAAGCGGCTTGCCTGCTCGATGCGCCAGAAGATCCTCTTCGACGGACGGCGCGTGTACTCCCCCGCGCAGGCGGAGAAGGCGGGTCTCGAGTACTACACGATCGGCAGCTAG
- a CDS encoding exosortase/archaeosortase family protein, producing MLAAFGFAFWPTFGYWWSVWTAEQSPFGFGYFVPPTVAFLIWARRKKIADEPKRPGSAWILLPILLAVVLQCLALIARINVLQSASFLVLAMTVPYLVWGGKVYRHIWGALAYFATMLPWPEQIHGRLLLPSQELSTALSTRLLGWTGVPTLVEGTTVNTPHYGFEVAAACSGLTILFPVISIVILTAMMLRAPWWKLGALLILAFPLSVFANAVRIWAIAMIGEFKGAELANTLHDPSGWMAVIFATFVLMGLTALLRCTEYKPEYMPTFEEETR from the coding sequence GTGCTCGCGGCGTTCGGCTTCGCATTCTGGCCGACCTTCGGTTACTGGTGGTCGGTGTGGACGGCCGAGCAGTCGCCCTTCGGGTTCGGCTACTTCGTACCGCCCACGGTCGCGTTTCTGATCTGGGCCCGCCGGAAGAAGATCGCTGACGAGCCCAAGCGGCCCGGCTCTGCATGGATCCTCCTTCCGATCTTGTTGGCGGTCGTCCTCCAGTGTCTGGCCCTGATCGCGCGGATCAACGTGCTGCAGTCGGCTTCGTTCCTCGTTCTCGCGATGACCGTTCCCTATCTCGTCTGGGGGGGAAAGGTGTACCGGCACATCTGGGGGGCGCTCGCCTATTTCGCGACGATGCTTCCCTGGCCCGAGCAGATTCACGGCCGCTTGCTGCTGCCGTCCCAAGAGCTGAGCACCGCGCTCTCCACGCGCCTCCTGGGTTGGACCGGCGTGCCCACGCTCGTCGAAGGCACCACCGTGAACACCCCGCACTACGGATTCGAGGTCGCGGCGGCATGCTCTGGGCTCACCATCCTCTTCCCGGTGATCTCCATCGTCATCCTCACGGCGATGATGTTGCGCGCTCCATGGTGGAAGCTGGGGGCGCTGCTCATTCTCGCGTTCCCGCTCTCCGTCTTCGCCAACGCGGTCCGGATCTGGGCCATCGCGATGATCGGCGAATTCAAGGGCGCCGAACTCGCCAACACGCTTCACGACCCGAGCGGCTGGATGGCCGTGATCTTCGCGACGTTTGTGCTCATGGGTCTGACGGCGCTGCTCCGGTGCACCGAGTACAAGCCCGAGTACATGCCGACCTTTGAGGAGGAGACCCGATGA
- a CDS encoding EpsI family protein: MRLFASLPLRTLLACLVLAPAGVVALRTTLGDSHPPRMRVDTLPEVVGEWVGVDAPLTDRELSILQSPVASQRMYTAPNGDTVQVLLVQVDNTQNAHDPRLCMDGSGYTETSTFEEAAPWSWSGSRNRVSHSVFSRDGRDREMDYWLATPNGNVPNMSAGLKLEGLKRALRGESTQGIAVRLLTHPNAYDPSVMTSPARARELWAQIDRQVGFERLVRGSEH, from the coding sequence ATGAGGCTGTTCGCTTCCCTTCCCCTTCGCACCCTGCTGGCGTGCCTCGTGCTGGCCCCCGCCGGGGTCGTGGCTCTCCGCACGACGCTCGGCGACTCGCATCCGCCCCGCATGCGGGTGGACACGCTCCCCGAAGTGGTGGGAGAGTGGGTCGGGGTCGATGCGCCGCTCACCGATCGCGAGCTGAGCATCTTGCAGTCGCCGGTCGCCAGCCAGCGCATGTACACCGCCCCGAACGGCGACACGGTGCAGGTGTTGCTCGTGCAGGTGGACAACACGCAAAACGCGCACGACCCACGGCTGTGCATGGATGGCAGCGGCTACACCGAGACCTCGACGTTCGAGGAAGCCGCCCCCTGGTCTTGGTCCGGCTCCCGCAACAGGGTCTCGCACTCGGTGTTCTCGCGCGACGGCAGAGATCGAGAGATGGACTACTGGCTCGCGACGCCCAACGGGAACGTGCCGAACATGAGCGCGGGATTGAAGCTGGAGGGCCTAAAGCGCGCGCTGCGCGGCGAGTCCACGCAGGGCATCGCGGTCCGGCTGCTCACCCACCCCAACGCCTACGACCCATCGGTGATGACGTCACCGGCAAGGGCCCGAGAACTGTGGGCACAGATCGACCGCCAAGTGGGATTCGAGCGGTTGGTGAGGGGTTCAGAGCACTAG
- a CDS encoding NAD-dependent epimerase/dehydratase family protein, translating into MLVTGGAGFIGSHLVRGLLARGDEVVVLDDLTSGKSENLPDDPRLTFVEGSILDGGLVGSTAAGCAGIFHLAAVASVIESVNEPVRTHRVNTEGTINLLEAAAREGARFVFSSSSAVYGEGPDAIKSETSEIQPLSPYAVQKFSSEQYVRVYSDLREVGAVCLRYFNVFGPRQNPNSEYAAVVPKFVRRALDGGAVTIFGDGEQTRDFVHVDDVVRANVAAFESHVADGRPINVASGRAISVNELAVAVFEALGQEPRIEYAPARSGEVKHSRAGIDALAESLGMKPQTDLRRDLAALADAMRTPD; encoded by the coding sequence ATGCTGGTGACCGGCGGCGCGGGCTTCATCGGGAGCCACTTGGTTCGAGGCTTGCTCGCGCGCGGCGACGAAGTCGTCGTGCTCGACGACCTCACGTCCGGCAAGTCCGAAAATTTGCCGGACGATCCGCGCCTCACGTTCGTCGAAGGCTCCATTCTCGATGGCGGGTTGGTTGGGAGCACGGCCGCCGGGTGCGCGGGGATCTTCCACCTCGCCGCCGTAGCGAGCGTCATCGAATCGGTCAACGAGCCGGTGCGCACCCATCGCGTGAACACCGAGGGAACGATCAATCTGCTCGAGGCTGCCGCGCGAGAAGGCGCGCGGTTCGTCTTCAGCTCGTCCTCGGCGGTGTACGGCGAGGGACCGGACGCAATCAAAAGCGAGACCTCGGAGATCCAGCCGCTCTCGCCCTATGCCGTGCAGAAGTTCTCGAGCGAGCAGTACGTGCGCGTTTACTCCGATCTGAGAGAGGTGGGCGCCGTATGCCTGCGCTACTTCAACGTGTTCGGCCCAAGGCAGAACCCAAACAGCGAGTACGCGGCGGTGGTGCCCAAGTTCGTACGGCGCGCGCTCGACGGGGGAGCCGTGACCATTTTCGGGGATGGTGAGCAGACGCGCGACTTCGTGCATGTGGACGACGTCGTGCGCGCGAACGTGGCCGCGTTCGAGTCCCACGTGGCCGATGGCCGCCCCATCAACGTGGCCTCGGGCCGCGCGATCAGCGTCAACGAGTTGGCTGTCGCGGTTTTCGAAGCGCTGGGCCAGGAGCCTCGCATCGAGTACGCCCCCGCTCGCTCGGGCGAAGTCAAGCACTCGCGGGCAGGCATCGACGCGCTTGCGGAGTCGCTGGGCATGAAGCCGCAGACCGACCTGCGCCGCGACCTCGCCGCGCTCGCAGATGCGATGCGGACGCCCGATTAG
- a CDS encoding prepilin-type N-terminal cleavage/methylation domain-containing protein, whose amino-acid sequence MQTIYNNSRWRSGPRRAFTLIELLVVIAIIAILAAILFPVFAQAKQAAKKISDLSNLKQIGLALMLYAGDYDDRVPMVKMTGMHAISWVDELQPYSTERLLNRSPLDNSPQWDTGARATSYGLNAYFEALHPPYHGISLTQPNNPARTIFAAPVRDRLMWSDPVQTVNPDHFMPMFWGSPPKVEGGMMGMTQWDMMRHLPRTLWYDIDGQRANYLFSDGHAKNHAFSQTWQQVPGNAPTIDWYDPMFSGS is encoded by the coding sequence ATGCAAACTATTTACAACAATTCTCGCTGGCGAAGTGGACCCCGGCGCGCGTTCACCCTCATCGAGCTGCTGGTTGTGATTGCGATCATCGCGATCCTCGCGGCCATTTTGTTCCCCGTCTTCGCCCAGGCAAAGCAGGCGGCGAAGAAGATCTCCGATCTGAGCAACCTCAAGCAGATCGGCTTGGCGCTGATGCTGTACGCCGGCGACTACGACGATCGCGTGCCGATGGTCAAGATGACCGGCATGCACGCCATCTCGTGGGTCGACGAACTGCAGCCGTACAGCACGGAAAGGCTGCTCAACCGTTCGCCGCTCGACAATTCGCCCCAGTGGGACACCGGCGCGCGGGCGACCTCCTATGGTCTCAACGCCTACTTCGAAGCGCTCCATCCGCCATATCACGGCATCTCTTTGACCCAGCCGAACAACCCCGCCCGGACGATCTTCGCAGCGCCGGTTCGGGACAGACTGATGTGGTCGGATCCTGTGCAGACGGTGAATCCCGATCATTTCATGCCGATGTTCTGGGGCAGCCCGCCAAAGGTGGAAGGCGGCATGATGGGAATGACGCAGTGGGACATGATGCGCCACCTGCCGCGCACCCTCTGGTACGACATCGACGGGCAGCGAGCGAACTACCTGTTCAGCGACGGCCACGCGAAGAACCACGCGTTCTCGCAGACGTGGCAACAGGTGCCGGGCAACGCGCCCACGATCGACTGGTACGACCCGATGTTCAGCGGTTCGTAA
- a CDS encoding oligosaccharide flippase family protein: MARVAGSISLVATGGVSLLLRMATVPLYLVWLGEEQYSLYLYLLFLTGFVSLTNLQFVEGAKLRLTEAFARGDHDGAWRVQQAFTSLALVTALVGLVVVVALAGVVPFPAGSSSQAQLMCVLFGFAYAANVMGESLHPVLYAQDKFQQLAVREFFVSTGGAVAGIVLVSIYRTPLALAGVAAFNGVVGTLMLWILTKRLYPEFRVRPRWIPEVNRDLLRIGLRGYLHRAMLTVSTTIDKILLPHALPLRQLSHYQVPGQVPITLQRVMDPIQNTLRPELTRKGMAGSADLAASTERFARIVLGIACCAILIPSSFGAPILAVWLPNGVAMPGGAWVMLALGGACTLELLHGVFNSMAYSVGKPHVLVPVAGLNALATAAFTAPLARQFGVVGIAVQNLCLFVVLLPLLLHQVRRYCAPEMSTVRLLRNVAGTLGVALAAVGAGWWLCGWLSAWGALACAPVLSLLCWAVLRWTGLTPHVRLPGPLRLLEFGRDAPNRLAA; encoded by the coding sequence TTGGCTCGGGTAGCGGGTTCGATCAGCTTGGTGGCGACGGGGGGCGTATCGCTTCTGTTGCGCATGGCGACGGTGCCGCTGTACCTGGTCTGGCTGGGTGAGGAGCAGTATTCGCTTTATCTCTACCTCCTCTTTCTCACCGGCTTTGTGAGTCTGACCAACCTCCAGTTCGTCGAAGGGGCGAAGCTGCGGTTGACCGAGGCGTTTGCCCGGGGCGATCATGACGGGGCTTGGCGCGTGCAGCAGGCTTTCACAAGCCTCGCGCTCGTGACGGCGCTGGTGGGCCTGGTCGTGGTGGTGGCGTTGGCGGGCGTGGTTCCGTTTCCCGCGGGCTCCTCGTCTCAGGCGCAGTTGATGTGCGTGTTGTTCGGTTTCGCCTATGCGGCGAACGTGATGGGCGAGTCGTTGCACCCGGTGCTCTACGCGCAGGACAAGTTCCAGCAACTGGCGGTGCGCGAGTTCTTCGTCTCGACCGGCGGGGCGGTTGCGGGCATCGTGCTCGTGTCCATCTACCGCACGCCCTTGGCCCTCGCCGGCGTGGCGGCGTTCAACGGCGTGGTGGGGACGCTGATGCTCTGGATTCTCACCAAGCGGCTCTATCCCGAGTTTCGCGTGCGCCCCCGCTGGATCCCCGAGGTCAACCGGGACTTGTTGCGCATTGGCCTCCGCGGCTATCTTCACCGCGCGATGCTCACGGTCAGCACGACTATCGACAAGATCCTGCTGCCCCACGCGTTGCCGTTGCGGCAGCTTTCGCACTACCAGGTGCCGGGTCAGGTTCCGATCACGCTCCAGCGCGTGATGGACCCCATCCAGAACACCTTGCGCCCCGAGCTGACCCGCAAGGGCATGGCGGGAAGCGCGGATTTGGCCGCGAGCACCGAGCGGTTTGCCCGGATCGTGTTGGGGATCGCCTGTTGCGCGATCCTGATTCCGTCGTCCTTCGGCGCACCGATTCTCGCGGTCTGGTTGCCGAACGGTGTGGCAATGCCGGGAGGTGCCTGGGTGATGCTTGCCTTGGGCGGAGCCTGCACGTTGGAGCTGCTGCATGGGGTGTTCAACTCGATGGCTTACTCGGTAGGAAAGCCTCACGTGTTGGTTCCGGTTGCCGGATTGAATGCGCTGGCGACCGCAGCCTTCACCGCGCCGCTGGCACGGCAGTTCGGGGTCGTCGGCATCGCGGTGCAGAACCTGTGCTTGTTCGTCGTCCTGCTGCCGCTGTTGCTGCACCAAGTGCGCCGGTATTGCGCGCCGGAAATGTCGACGGTGCGGCTGCTTCGGAACGTCGCCGGGACATTGGGTGTCGCACTCGCTGCCGTTGGGGCGGGATGGTGGCTTTGCGGATGGCTCTCGGCGTGGGGGGCCCTGGCCTGCGCTCCCGTTCTCAGCCTCTTGTGTTGGGCGGTGTTGCGCTGGACCGGCCTGACGCCGCACGTCCGCTTGCCCGGGCCGCTTCGCTTGCTGGAGTTCGGCAGGGACGCTCCGAATCGGCTGGCTGCCTAG